From the genome of Yersinia enterocolitica, one region includes:
- a CDS encoding alpha-amylase, with the protein MKHLKISLLLLLSPAAMANWSLQHFPVFTEQDSGIFVSNSTLTKGEYPLKFYQNKQCWQPTGPVKLNQTFSLQPCQNQADIQWRLFRDGQYQARIDIRSGTPTLTLSLTEPVAEVAKVVTHSCQRWNGLPVTVDVSKTFAEGETIRDFYSGQTATVSLGKITLQPAPESGGLLLLESAQTQHAAPFSWQNATVYFALTDRFKNGNPANDHSYGRHGDGMQEIGTFHGGDLAGLTEKLDYLQQLGVNALWISSPLEQIHGWVGGGTKGDFPHYAYHGYYGLDWTRLDANMGTEQDLHKLVEQAHKRGIRVLFDVVMNHVGYATLADMQSYQFGALYLPGDQLEKTLGKKWTDWTPGKGQTWHSFNDYINFGDKASWDNWWGKQWIRTDIGDYDSPGYDDLTMSLAFLPDIKTESTHPSGLPVFYRHKRDTAAREIAGATPRDYLTHWLSQWVRDYGIDGFRVDTAKHVEKPAWQQLKQQTTAALAEWKAAHPSQALDNLPFWMAGEAWGHGVMKSDYYQNGFDAMINFDFQDQAKQALACFSSIDSTYQQMAEKLQAFNVLSYLSSHDTRLFFKDDAQQSLLKQQRAGSLLLLAPGAVQIFYGDESGRQFGPTGSDPLQGTRSDMNWNELTGAKGALLTHWQKVSQFRARHPAIGAGVQQSQQTDDYYAFSRQYQGDNVLVVWVGDKKE; encoded by the coding sequence ATGAAACATCTCAAAATATCCTTGCTGCTACTACTCTCACCGGCAGCGATGGCTAACTGGTCACTCCAGCATTTCCCGGTATTCACCGAGCAGGACAGTGGTATTTTTGTCAGTAATAGCACTCTGACTAAAGGGGAATATCCGCTCAAGTTTTATCAGAATAAACAGTGCTGGCAGCCCACCGGGCCGGTGAAGTTGAACCAGACGTTTTCGCTGCAACCCTGTCAGAATCAAGCCGATATCCAGTGGCGATTGTTCCGTGATGGCCAGTATCAGGCGCGCATTGATATCCGCAGCGGGACGCCGACACTCACTTTAAGCCTCACAGAACCTGTGGCGGAAGTGGCAAAAGTCGTAACCCACAGTTGCCAGCGCTGGAATGGCTTGCCTGTTACCGTAGATGTGAGCAAAACCTTTGCTGAAGGCGAAACGATACGGGATTTCTATTCCGGCCAAACGGCAACAGTCTCGCTGGGGAAAATCACGCTACAACCGGCCCCCGAAAGCGGTGGTTTATTACTACTGGAATCAGCCCAAACTCAACATGCCGCGCCATTTAGCTGGCAAAATGCGACTGTTTATTTTGCGCTGACGGATCGTTTTAAAAATGGCAATCCCGCCAATGACCACAGCTACGGCCGCCATGGCGATGGTATGCAGGAAATTGGCACATTCCACGGTGGCGACCTGGCGGGTTTAACCGAGAAACTTGATTATCTGCAACAACTTGGCGTTAATGCCTTGTGGATAAGTTCGCCACTGGAGCAGATTCACGGTTGGGTCGGGGGCGGTACTAAAGGCGACTTCCCGCATTATGCCTATCATGGCTATTACGGGCTGGATTGGACCCGTCTGGATGCCAATATGGGGACCGAACAGGATTTACATAAACTGGTTGAACAGGCCCATAAACGTGGTATTCGTGTTCTATTTGATGTGGTGATGAATCATGTGGGATACGCCACTTTAGCGGATATGCAAAGTTACCAGTTCGGGGCACTCTATTTGCCAGGCGACCAACTGGAAAAAACACTGGGTAAAAAATGGACCGACTGGACGCCCGGCAAAGGGCAAACTTGGCATAGTTTTAATGATTACATCAACTTCGGTGATAAAGCCAGTTGGGACAACTGGTGGGGTAAGCAGTGGATCCGCACCGATATTGGCGATTACGACTCACCGGGTTATGACGACCTAACCATGTCATTAGCTTTCTTACCGGACATCAAAACAGAATCGACTCACCCCAGCGGCTTACCGGTGTTTTATCGGCATAAACGTGATACCGCAGCGCGGGAAATTGCTGGAGCCACGCCGCGTGATTACCTAACTCATTGGTTAAGCCAATGGGTACGCGATTACGGTATCGACGGTTTTCGGGTTGATACTGCCAAGCATGTGGAGAAGCCGGCATGGCAACAGCTTAAACAACAAACCACTGCCGCATTGGCTGAATGGAAAGCGGCCCATCCCTCTCAAGCACTGGATAACTTACCGTTCTGGATGGCCGGAGAGGCGTGGGGCCACGGTGTGATGAAGAGCGATTACTACCAAAACGGCTTCGATGCGATGATTAACTTTGATTTTCAGGATCAAGCAAAACAAGCGCTAGCGTGCTTCTCTTCTATTGATAGCACCTATCAGCAAATGGCTGAAAAACTGCAAGCTTTCAATGTATTGAGTTACCTGTCATCACACGATACCCGATTATTCTTCAAAGATGATGCCCAGCAGTCATTACTGAAACAGCAACGGGCGGGCTCACTGCTGCTGCTGGCTCCAGGTGCGGTGCAAATCTTCTATGGCGATGAAAGTGGGCGGCAATTCGGCCCAACGGGTTCAGATCCGTTGCAGGGCACCCGATCAGATATGAACTGGAATGAACTCACCGGTGCCAAAGGTGCGCTGCTGACACACTGGCAAAAAGTCAGTCAGTTCCGCGCTCGCCATCCGGCGATTGGTGCCGGAGTACAACAATCCCAACAAACTGATGATTATTATGCTTTTAGTCGCCAGTATCAGGGGGATAATGTGCTGGTGGTTTGGGTCGGAGACAAGAAAGAGTAA
- a CDS encoding valine--pyruvate transaminase encodes MKFSLFGDKFTRYAGITRLMDDLNDGLRTPGSIMLGGGNPAHIPEMDAYFQQLCQEMLERGQLTEALCNYDGPQGKDLLLKALAKMLREELGWQIEPQNIALTNGSQSAFFYLFNLFAGRYADGSRRRVLFPLAPEYLGYADAGLDEDLFVSAKPNIELLPEGQFKYHVDFDHLNITDDIGLICVSRPTNPTGNVITDEELIRLDAIAQQRDIPLLIDNAYGVPFPGIIFTDATPLWNPNIILCMSLSKLGLPGSRCGIVIADEKVISAITNMNGIISLSPGSMGPAIAAEMIERGDLLRLSNEVIRPFYFERVQQTIAILRKYLPPERCLIHKPEGAIFLWLWFKELPISTELLYQRLKKRGVLMVPGHYFFPGLEHDWPHTHQCMRMNYVPAPEQIEKGVAILAEEIELAFQEAK; translated from the coding sequence ATGAAGTTTTCACTTTTCGGCGATAAATTTACCCGCTACGCGGGTATTACCAGACTGATGGATGACCTCAACGACGGCCTTAGAACCCCAGGTTCTATCATGCTTGGCGGCGGTAATCCGGCACATATTCCAGAGATGGATGCCTACTTCCAACAACTGTGTCAGGAGATGCTGGAGCGCGGGCAATTGACTGAGGCGCTGTGTAATTACGACGGGCCACAAGGCAAAGACTTGCTGCTGAAAGCGCTGGCAAAAATGCTGCGCGAGGAGTTGGGCTGGCAAATTGAGCCACAGAATATTGCACTGACAAATGGCAGTCAGAGCGCATTTTTCTACTTATTTAATTTATTCGCTGGTCGCTATGCTGATGGCAGCCGCCGTCGAGTGCTGTTCCCACTGGCACCGGAGTATCTAGGCTATGCCGATGCAGGTTTGGATGAAGACCTGTTCGTGTCTGCCAAGCCGAATATTGAGCTGCTGCCAGAAGGCCAATTCAAATATCACGTCGATTTCGATCACCTCAATATTACCGATGATATTGGCCTGATATGTGTATCGCGGCCAACCAATCCTACCGGTAATGTGATTACCGATGAAGAGCTGATTCGCCTTGATGCAATAGCTCAGCAACGTGATATTCCGCTATTGATTGATAACGCCTATGGTGTGCCCTTCCCCGGTATCATCTTTACTGATGCTACGCCATTGTGGAATCCGAATATCATCCTGTGCATGAGCCTGTCGAAGCTGGGCTTACCAGGTTCCCGCTGCGGTATTGTGATTGCCGATGAGAAAGTGATTTCGGCCATCACCAATATGAATGGCATTATCAGCTTATCGCCCGGCAGTATGGGGCCTGCGATCGCTGCCGAAATGATTGAGCGTGGTGATTTGTTGCGCTTATCCAATGAGGTGATCCGGCCATTTTACTTTGAACGGGTGCAGCAAACTATCGCTATCCTGCGTAAATACCTGCCGCCCGAACGCTGCCTGATCCACAAACCCGAAGGTGCCATTTTCCTCTGGTTATGGTTTAAAGAGCTGCCGATCAGCACCGAACTACTTTATCAGCGCCTGAAAAAACGTGGCGTGCTAATGGTACCGGGCCACTATTTCTTCCCAGGTCTGGAACATGACTGGCCGCACACCCATCAATGCATGCGGATGAACTATGTGCCCGCGCCTGAGCAGATCGAAAAGGGTGTCGCAATTCTGGCCGAAGAGATTGAGCTGGCATTTCAAGAAGCGAAGTGA
- a CDS encoding putative transporter, whose protein sequence is MSAIALTVSMLALVAVLGLWIGNWKVYGVGLGIGGVLFGGIIVGHFAQTYDVVLNGDMLHFIQEFGLILFVYTIGIQVGPGFFSSLRVSGLRLNCFAILMVIVGGLVTAIIHKLFAVPLPIILGIFSGAVTNTPALGAAQQILTDLGSPPQLVSQMGMGYAMAYPFGICGILLVMWLIRLFFKINVDREAKEFDSSHGQNRELLQTMNVAVRNPNLNGLSVQDVPLLNSDEVVCSRLKRGDLLMVPLPATVIELGDYLHLVGQREALEKVRLVVGEEVDVTLSTAGTALQTARVVVTNEAVLGKKIRDLNLKQKYDVAITRLNRAGIELVASNSASLQFGDILNLVGRPEAIEAVSAVVGNAQQKLQQVQMLPVFIGVGLGVLLGSIPLFIPGFPAALRLGLAGGPLVVALILGRIGSIGKLYWFMPPSANLALRELGIVLFLSVVGLKSGGDFINTLVNGDGLAWIGYGAMITGIPLLTVGILARMLAKMNYLTLCGMLAGSMTDPPALAFANGLHPTSGAAALSYATVYPLAMFLRIMSPQILAVLFWTL, encoded by the coding sequence ATGAGTGCTATCGCCCTTACCGTCAGTATGTTGGCGCTGGTCGCTGTATTGGGGTTATGGATCGGTAATTGGAAGGTCTATGGTGTTGGATTAGGTATTGGCGGGGTGCTGTTTGGCGGCATTATTGTGGGCCATTTTGCACAAACCTATGACGTTGTTCTTAATGGGGACATGCTGCACTTCATTCAGGAGTTTGGTCTGATTCTGTTTGTCTACACTATTGGTATTCAAGTCGGACCGGGGTTCTTCTCTTCACTGCGAGTATCGGGGTTACGACTTAACTGCTTTGCCATTCTGATGGTGATTGTCGGTGGGTTAGTGACTGCCATTATTCACAAACTGTTTGCCGTGCCGCTGCCGATTATTTTGGGGATATTTTCGGGGGCGGTGACTAATACACCGGCACTCGGGGCGGCACAGCAGATCCTTACTGATTTGGGGTCACCACCTCAATTGGTTAGCCAAATGGGGATGGGTTATGCCATGGCATACCCATTTGGGATTTGTGGCATTTTGCTGGTGATGTGGCTGATTCGTTTATTCTTTAAAATCAACGTCGATCGTGAGGCCAAAGAGTTTGATAGTAGCCACGGGCAGAATCGTGAATTGTTGCAAACCATGAACGTTGCGGTGCGCAACCCTAATCTGAATGGTTTGTCAGTACAGGATGTGCCGTTGCTCAATAGTGATGAGGTGGTCTGTTCCCGATTGAAACGTGGTGATTTGCTGATGGTACCGTTGCCCGCCACGGTGATTGAACTGGGGGACTATTTGCATTTGGTTGGTCAGCGTGAAGCTTTAGAAAAAGTGCGGCTGGTGGTGGGGGAAGAGGTGGACGTTACGCTTTCCACTGCGGGGACGGCGTTGCAAACCGCTCGGGTGGTAGTAACCAATGAAGCGGTATTGGGTAAGAAAATCCGTGACCTCAATCTGAAGCAGAAGTATGACGTGGCTATTACGCGCCTTAATCGTGCGGGTATCGAACTGGTGGCCAGTAACAGTGCCAGTCTGCAATTCGGTGACATTCTTAATTTAGTGGGTCGCCCAGAAGCGATTGAGGCGGTATCCGCTGTCGTGGGTAACGCGCAACAGAAGTTGCAACAAGTGCAGATGTTACCGGTATTTATCGGTGTCGGTCTGGGGGTATTGCTGGGGTCGATACCGCTGTTCATTCCTGGGTTCCCGGCAGCATTACGGCTCGGGCTGGCGGGTGGGCCACTGGTGGTGGCGTTGATTCTTGGGCGTATTGGTAGCATCGGTAAGTTGTATTGGTTTATGCCACCGAGTGCCAACCTGGCTTTGCGTGAACTGGGGATTGTGCTGTTCTTGTCAGTGGTCGGGCTGAAGTCCGGCGGTGATTTTATTAATACGCTGGTTAATGGTGATGGGCTGGCATGGATTGGTTATGGCGCGATGATTACCGGCATCCCGTTGCTGACTGTGGGGATTCTGGCACGCATGTTAGCTAAGATGAACTATCTGACGCTGTGCGGCATGTTAGCCGGGTCAATGACCGATCCTCCGGCGTTGGCATTTGCTAATGGCCTGCACCCAACCAGCGGTGCGGCAGCGCTCTCTTATGCCACGGTTTACCCACTGGCGATGTTCTTACGAATAATGTCGCCGCAGATACTCGCCGTGCTGTTCTGGACATTGTAA
- a CDS encoding heat shock chaperone IbpB produces MRNYDLSPLLRQWIGFDKLASSMQGSQDAQGFPPYNIEKTDDNHYRISLALAGFKQSELDIEVEGPRLTVRGKPAPVEKQVEYLHQGLIRKEFSLTFTLAEHLNVDNAQFENGLLHIDLLRQVPEALQPQRITIGNAAPAERQVLDSPAATEQTEQQ; encoded by the coding sequence ATGCGTAATTATGATTTGTCACCTTTACTTCGTCAGTGGATTGGTTTTGATAAACTGGCCAGCTCAATGCAAGGCAGTCAGGATGCCCAAGGGTTCCCGCCATATAACATTGAGAAAACTGATGATAACCACTATCGCATCTCACTGGCATTAGCCGGATTTAAGCAGAGCGAACTGGATATCGAAGTAGAAGGCCCACGCCTGACGGTACGCGGTAAGCCCGCGCCAGTAGAAAAACAGGTTGAATACCTGCATCAAGGCTTGATACGTAAAGAGTTCTCATTGACCTTTACTCTGGCTGAGCATCTGAATGTAGATAATGCTCAGTTTGAAAATGGCCTGCTGCATATTGATCTGCTGCGCCAAGTGCCAGAAGCGCTGCAACCACAGCGTATTACCATCGGCAATGCTGCACCTGCGGAGCGTCAAGTATTAGATAGCCCGGCGGCAACCGAGCAAACTGAACAGCAGTAA
- a CDS encoding heat shock protein IbpA: MRNSELAPLYRSAIGFDRLFNLLESGQNQSNGGYPPYNVELVDENNYRIAIAVAGFAEQELEIVTQDNILIVRGSHAGEPVARTYLYQGIAERNFERKFQLAEHIKIKGANLVNGLLYIDLERLVPESLKPRRIEIKQSA, from the coding sequence ATGCGTAATTCCGAGCTTGCTCCATTGTATCGTTCAGCTATCGGTTTCGACCGGTTATTTAATCTATTAGAATCTGGCCAGAACCAAAGTAATGGCGGTTACCCTCCCTATAACGTCGAGTTGGTAGATGAAAACAACTACCGCATTGCTATTGCTGTGGCAGGCTTTGCAGAGCAGGAGTTGGAAATTGTTACTCAGGATAACATATTGATTGTTCGAGGGTCTCATGCTGGTGAGCCTGTAGCTCGCACCTATTTATATCAAGGTATCGCTGAGCGTAACTTCGAGCGGAAATTCCAGTTGGCTGAGCACATTAAAATTAAAGGTGCCAACTTAGTGAATGGCTTACTGTATATCGATCTTGAGCGATTGGTACCAGAAAGTTTAAAACCGCGCCGTATTGAAATTAAGCAATCAGCTTAA
- a CDS encoding YceK/YidQ family lipoprotein gives MRNTVIPFVTGCSLLFVSGCSSIMTHTSSSQGYYSGTEANVAMLKDDNTGWALRPLLAVDLPFSAVMDTLLLPYDYLRSDNEDKMASSPRERIRQSETQNQQPTQTVSAPIQ, from the coding sequence ATGAGAAATACAGTTATCCCTTTTGTTACCGGTTGTTCTCTGCTGTTCGTTAGTGGCTGCTCAAGCATTATGACCCATACCAGCAGCAGTCAAGGCTACTACTCTGGCACTGAAGCCAATGTGGCGATGCTTAAAGATGACAATACCGGCTGGGCGCTACGGCCCCTGTTGGCAGTAGATCTGCCCTTCTCTGCGGTGATGGATACCCTGCTCCTACCCTACGATTATCTGCGCTCAGACAATGAAGACAAAATGGCCAGCTCACCGCGCGAGCGTATCCGTCAATCGGAAACACAAAATCAGCAACCGACACAAACTGTCAGTGCACCGATACAGTAA
- a CDS encoding DUF3748 domain-containing protein, with protein MTCQQDAPSQEQQLTFDPRGHQLTNINVWTPDSQWLAYDVRPNGSTFSGLTIERVNCITGDIEVIYRAQQGAHVGVVTVSPDSPARYVFIHGPEHPDSHWHYDFHHRRGVIVSEPDRELAVTLDAMDITPPYTRGALRGGSHVHVFSPDGSRLSFTYNDHVLHELDPLLDCRNVGIALPLHGVNPPKQHPREYDGSHFCVLVSHTTPIPQAGSDQINRAYEEGWIGTQGYLKTDGTRQRWALAFIGDTLSAQGEKIPEIFIADLPEHDREYARAGTMPLEGTQSTLPAPPAGVIQRRLTYTSERPFPGLATSPRHWLRSSPDGSAIACLMKDDSGIVQLWLVSPNGDSLRQLTFSEGGIQSAFSWHPQGGSLAFVCDNSVMLCDSTTGQLRRLTARSTVAPLADAVVFAPDGNKVAFMREIDGWVQIFTVNVS; from the coding sequence ATGACCTGTCAGCAAGATGCCCCTTCACAAGAACAGCAACTCACCTTTGATCCTCGCGGTCATCAACTCACTAATATCAATGTCTGGACCCCTGATAGCCAATGGTTGGCCTATGATGTGCGGCCCAATGGTAGCACTTTTAGTGGCTTAACGATTGAGCGGGTTAATTGTATTACTGGTGATATTGAGGTGATTTATCGCGCTCAGCAGGGGGCGCATGTTGGTGTGGTGACGGTCAGCCCAGACTCACCCGCGCGTTATGTGTTTATCCACGGGCCAGAGCACCCGGATAGCCACTGGCACTATGATTTTCATCATCGGCGCGGTGTGATTGTGTCCGAACCGGATAGAGAGCTGGCGGTAACACTGGATGCGATGGATATCACCCCGCCCTATACCCGTGGGGCATTGCGTGGTGGTAGCCATGTCCATGTTTTCAGCCCAGACGGCAGCCGCCTTAGCTTCACCTATAACGACCATGTATTACATGAATTAGACCCGTTATTGGATTGTCGCAACGTGGGTATTGCACTGCCGCTGCATGGCGTGAATCCACCTAAACAGCATCCTCGTGAATATGATGGCAGCCATTTCTGTGTTTTGGTCAGTCACACCACGCCCATACCACAAGCGGGCAGCGACCAGATAAATCGGGCATACGAGGAGGGGTGGATTGGTACGCAGGGGTATCTTAAAACGGACGGTACCCGTCAGCGTTGGGCATTGGCCTTTATCGGCGACACCCTTTCAGCACAGGGCGAAAAAATCCCAGAAATCTTTATTGCTGATTTGCCCGAACATGACCGAGAGTATGCCCGTGCCGGAACGATGCCACTTGAGGGGACGCAAAGCACGCTACCTGCGCCACCCGCAGGGGTGATTCAGCGGCGGCTAACTTACACCAGCGAGCGGCCTTTCCCTGGTCTTGCTACCAGCCCGCGTCATTGGTTGCGTTCATCGCCGGATGGCAGTGCCATTGCTTGTTTGATGAAAGATGATAGCGGTATCGTACAATTATGGCTGGTTTCCCCCAATGGTGACTCACTACGGCAACTGACATTCAGCGAGGGAGGGATTCAATCAGCATTTAGCTGGCATCCACAGGGCGGTAGTTTGGCTTTTGTCTGTGATAACAGTGTGATGCTCTGTGATAGCACCACCGGTCAACTGCGCCGTTTGACGGCTCGCAGTACGGTTGCGCCACTGGCGGATGCGGTGGTTTTTGCACCAGACGGTAATAAGGTAGCATTTATGCGGGAAATAGATGGGTGGGTGCAAATATTTACTGTGAATGTAAGCTAG